From one Shewanella sp. GD04112 genomic stretch:
- the selD gene encoding selenide, water dikinase SelD, with product MSNSAVSSADSIKLTEYSHGAGCGCKISPKVLTTILASQLPVFTDPNLLVGNQSRDDAAVYKLNDEIGIISTTDFFMPIVDDPFTFGRIAATNAISDIYAMGGTPMMAIAILGWPVNKLPAEIAQQVVDGGRQACMEAGIMLAGGHSIDAPEPIFGLAVTGQIALTDLKQNDTAKAGDRLYLTKPIGIGILTTAQKQKKLKDEDSQIAVNAMCQLNSIGAKIAKIKGVNALTDVTGFGLAGHLLEVCQGAKLTAKLNLDAVPLLPRALDYLAQGCIPGGTHRNYDSYGEHLPTLTDHQKAILCDPQTSGGLLVAVSSEAEAELVALLHAHQIEPICIGSLETPTSTANVVLC from the coding sequence ATGTCGAATTCCGCTGTATCTTCCGCCGATAGCATTAAACTCACAGAATATAGTCATGGTGCCGGCTGCGGCTGTAAAATTTCCCCTAAAGTACTGACCACCATTCTTGCCTCTCAGCTGCCTGTATTTACCGATCCTAACCTGTTGGTCGGCAATCAAAGTCGTGATGATGCAGCCGTTTATAAGCTCAACGATGAAATCGGCATTATCAGCACTACCGACTTTTTTATGCCCATCGTAGATGACCCCTTTACCTTTGGCCGTATCGCCGCCACCAATGCCATTAGCGATATCTATGCCATGGGCGGCACGCCCATGATGGCGATTGCGATTTTAGGCTGGCCAGTGAACAAACTTCCCGCCGAGATCGCGCAACAAGTGGTCGATGGTGGCCGTCAAGCCTGTATGGAAGCCGGGATAATGCTGGCCGGAGGTCACAGTATCGATGCGCCTGAGCCAATCTTTGGCCTTGCGGTCACTGGGCAAATCGCGCTGACGGATTTAAAACAAAACGATACCGCAAAAGCGGGCGATCGCTTGTATCTCACAAAACCTATCGGTATTGGTATTCTCACCACGGCACAAAAGCAGAAGAAGCTCAAAGACGAAGATAGCCAAATTGCAGTAAATGCCATGTGTCAGCTCAATAGCATAGGTGCCAAAATCGCTAAGATTAAAGGCGTGAACGCCCTCACCGATGTCACTGGTTTTGGGCTTGCAGGCCATCTATTAGAAGTGTGTCAAGGAGCCAAACTCACCGCCAAACTTAACCTCGATGCCGTGCCACTCTTACCGCGCGCCCTTGACTATCTAGCACAAGGCTGTATTCCCGGTGGCACCCATCGTAACTACGACAGTTATGGCGAACACTTACCCACACTTACCGATCATCAAAAAGCTATTTTGTGTGACCCACAAACCAGTGGCGGTTTGTTAGTGGCAGTGTCGAGTGAGGCCGAAGCTGAACTTGTGGCACTACTTCATGCCCATCAGATAGAGCCTATCTGTATTGGCTCGCTAGAAACGCCCACCTCCACCGCCAATGTGGTGCTGTGTTAA
- the mnmH gene encoding tRNA 2-selenouridine(34) synthase MnmH, translating into MTAKLIPAQQYRDIFVAGQPLIDLRAPIEFDRGAFPSSVNLPLMVDKEREKVGTCYKAQGQQAAIALGHSLVHGVVKQQRIDAWLNFLSAHPEAYLYCFRGGLRSQLTQQWLQEAGVTVPYVQGGYKGMRQYLIGVIEAVPSQQPLLSLSGMTGSGKTDFLRLRKEAIDLEGIANHRGSSFGKNIDPQPTQINFENQLAIALLRHQLGNHACLLLEDESFLIGRSALPQSFYSAMQTADILVLEEDDDIRLTRLLDEYVHKMHRGFSERLGLEAGFEAFSHYLLQSLSCIRKRLGGKQYQELQDIMQQALSQQLNQNQTSQHLAWINLLLHKYYDPMYEYQLQKKAGNILFRGSHQAMHEWLDNY; encoded by the coding sequence ATGACAGCTAAGCTCATCCCCGCCCAGCAATATCGGGATATCTTTGTTGCTGGGCAGCCATTAATCGACTTAAGGGCGCCAATCGAGTTTGACCGCGGCGCTTTTCCCTCCTCGGTAAATCTGCCGTTAATGGTTGATAAGGAGAGGGAAAAGGTCGGCACTTGCTATAAAGCGCAAGGGCAGCAAGCGGCGATAGCCTTGGGCCATTCCCTCGTACATGGCGTGGTAAAACAGCAGCGTATTGATGCTTGGTTAAACTTTTTATCGGCCCACCCCGAAGCTTATCTTTACTGCTTTCGTGGCGGACTACGCTCACAGTTAACTCAGCAATGGCTGCAAGAGGCAGGCGTTACCGTGCCTTATGTACAGGGCGGCTACAAAGGCATGCGCCAATATTTAATTGGTGTGATTGAGGCTGTGCCAAGTCAGCAACCTTTGCTAAGCCTGAGCGGTATGACGGGAAGCGGTAAAACCGATTTTTTAAGACTGCGTAAAGAAGCAATCGATCTCGAAGGCATTGCCAATCACAGAGGCTCGAGCTTTGGTAAAAACATCGACCCACAACCGACACAAATTAACTTTGAAAATCAGCTCGCCATCGCCCTGCTTCGGCATCAATTAGGCAACCACGCCTGTTTGTTGCTCGAGGATGAAAGCTTTTTAATTGGCCGCTCGGCGCTGCCGCAAAGCTTTTATAGCGCTATGCAGACGGCCGATATTCTGGTACTCGAAGAAGACGATGACATCAGGCTAACTCGTTTACTCGATGAATACGTTCATAAAATGCATCGAGGATTTAGCGAGCGTCTCGGCTTAGAGGCAGGTTTCGAAGCCTTTAGCCACTACCTATTACAAAGTCTTAGCTGTATTCGTAAACGTCTTGGCGGTAAGCAATATCAAGAGTTGCAAGACATCATGCAACAAGCACTGTCGCAGCAACTTAATCAAAACCAAACCTCACAACATTTGGCCTGGATAAACCTGCTGCTGCACAAATATTACGACCCCATGTACGAATACCAGTTGCAGAAAAAAGCCGGCAATATTCTGTTTAGGGGAAGCCACCAAGCCATGCATGAGTGGCTGGATAACTATTAA